In the Brassica napus cultivar Da-Ae chromosome A7, Da-Ae, whole genome shotgun sequence genome, one interval contains:
- the LOC106353837 gene encoding myrosinase-like, giving the protein MKLRGLVLIVFLLAVVSCKANGEITCEENEPFTCNNTARLNSKGFPKDFIFGVASSAYQIEGGRGRGLNVWDGFTHRYPEKGGPDLGNGDTTCESYTKWQKDIDILDEMNATGYRFSFAWSRIIPEGKVSRGVNKGGLKYYHKLIDGLIAKNITPFVTLYHWDIPQTLQDEYQGFLNRQVIDDFRDFADLCFKEFGGKVKNWLTLNQLYTVPTRGYSTGADAPGRCSPKVDERCYGGNSSTEPYIVAHNQLLAHAAVVNLYRTKYRFQRGIIGPVMITRWFLPFNETDRASIDATERMKEFFFGWYMEPLTRGRYPDIMRRMVGSRLPNFTEAEARLVAGSYDFLGLNYYVGQYVQPAPNPLPVTSERYTAMMDPGTTLTSVNARGEKIGPLFEDFQGSRIYYYPKGIYYVMDHFRTRYRNPLIYVTENGFTTPASENRPEAVADSKRIDYLCSHLCFLRKVIREKRVNIKGYFAWSLGDNYEFAKGFAVRFGLTYVNWTDVSDRNLKDSGRWYQRFINVTSKNTANEDFLRSSLSFKNKMKTLADA; this is encoded by the exons ATGAAACTTCGTGGACTCGTCTTGATCGTTTTTCTATTAGCTGTGGTAAGTTGCAAAGCTAATGGGGAAATTACTTGCGAAGAGAACGAGCCATTCACATGTAATAACACTGCTCGTTTAAACAGTAAAGGCTTCCCAAAAGACTTCATCTTCGGCGTTGCATCGTCTGCTTACCAG ATCGAAGGTGGCAGAGGACGTGGTCTTAACGTGTGGGATGGCTTCACTCACCGATACCCAG AGAAAGGAGGGCCCGATCTTGGGAATGGAGATACTACTTGCGAGTCATATACGAAATGGCAG AAAGATATAGACATTTTGGACGAAATGAATGCTACTGGCTACAGATTCTCCTTTGCATGGTCAAGAATCATTCCAG AAGGAAAGGTGAGTAGGGGAGTGAACAAAGGAGGGCTTAAATACTACCACAAACTCATAGATGGCCTCATCGCGAAGAATATCACGCCTTTCGTTACCCTTTACCATTGGGACATTCCTCAAACACTGCAAGATGAATATCAAGGTTTCTTGAACCGCCAAGTCAT AGATGATTTTAGAGATTTTGCGGATCTATGTTTCAAGGAATTTGGTGGAAAGGTGAAGAACTGGCTCACTCTCAACCAGCTGTACACAGTGCCTACGAGAGGCTATTCAACAGGAGCAGATGCACCCGGTCGATGTTCTCCCAAGGTTGATGAAAGATGTTACGGCGGAAACTCTTCAACAGAACCTTATATAGTTGCACATAACCAGCTTCTTGCTCATGCAGCTGTTGTCAATCTTTACAGAACAAAATATAGG TTCCAAAGAGGGATAATCGGACCCGTGATGATAACTAGATGGTTTCTTCCATTTAATGAGACTGATAGAGCCAGCATAGATGCAACTGAGAGGATGAAAGAATTCTTCTTTGGATG GTATATGGAGCCGCTAACAAGAGGTAGATACCCAGACATCATGAGGCGAATGGTAGGTAGTCGGCTTCCCAACTTCACTGAAGCAGAAGCCAGACTTGTTGCGGGTTCATATGATTTTCTTGGTCTAAACTATTATGTCGGTCAGTACGTACAGCCAGCTCCGAACCCACTCCCCGTTACATCGGAAAGATACACTGCCATGATGGACCCAGGGACAACGCTCACAT CTGTAAATGCACGTGGTGAAAAAATTGGTCCACTG TTTGAAGACTTTCAAGGCAGTAGAATCTATTACTACCCAAAAGGCATTTATTACGTTATGGACCACTTTCGAACCAGATACCGTAACCCTTTAATCTATGTCACCGAAAACG GATTTACTACCCCCGCTTCTGAAAACCGTCCGGAGGCTGTCGCAGATTCCAAGCGGATTGATTATCTCTGCAGTCACCTATGTTTTCTCCGTAAGGTCATTAG GGAGAAGCGTGTCAACATAAAAGGATACTTTGCATGGTCTCTTGGAGATAATTATGAATTTGCCAAAGGCTTTGCCGTCAGATTCGGACTCACTTACGTTAATTGGACAGACGTTAGTGATAGAAACCTCAAAGATTCTGGCAGATGGTACCAGAGGTTCATCAACGTTACCTCCAAGAACACTGCAAACGAAGATTTCCTACGTTCAAGCCTCTCCTTCAAGAACAAGATGAAGACGCTCGCAGATGCATGA
- the LOC106357092 gene encoding protein SOB FIVE-LIKE 2-like encodes MESPSIHGGAEEKSSCESGWTMYIEDTFHGSHHSEEYNDDNGDNFRVKEVDDDGDDDSSKNGSDDSMTSDASSWPSTQLPRNTKNHAEAKNSNAKKVNHQTKNRASEKSSNQEEESEFKARTRTNAASRVRSRDKVSKTK; translated from the coding sequence ATGGAGTCTCCTAGTATACATGGAGGTGCTGAGGAGAAGAGTAGTTGTGAATCAGGATGGACCATGTACATAGAAGACACGTTCCATGGGAGCCATCACTCTGAAGAATACAATGACGATAATGGTGATAATTTCCGTGTAAAAGAAGtcgatgatgatggtgatgatgatagTAGTAAAAATGGGAGCGATGACTCCATGACTTCTGATGCATCTTCATGGCCTAGCACTCAGCTTCCAAGGAACACCAAGAATCATGCAGAGGCGAAGAATAGTAATGCCAAAAAAGTCAATCATCAGACAAAGAACAGAGCTAGCGAAAAATCCAGcaaccaagaagaagaatctgAGTTCAAGGCTAGAACAAGAACCAATGCAGCTAGCCGTGTACGAAGTAGAGACAAGGTGAGCAAAACGAAATAA
- the LOC125576182 gene encoding peroxidase 11-like: MECIVKEDPRNAAILIRLHFHDCFVQGCDGSVLLDETETFQGEKKASPNINSLKGYKIVDRIKNIIESECPGVVSCADLLTISARDATILVGGPYWDVPVGRKDSKAASYELATSNIPTPEEGLISIISKFHNQGLSVEDMVALSGAHTIGKAQCRNFRSRIYGDFHVTSALNPVSETYLASLREICPASSGEGGSNVTAMDNVTPNLFDNSIYHTLMRGEGLLNSDQEMYTSMFGLQTRRIVSKYAEDQVAFFEQFSKSMVKMGNILNSESFVDGEVRRSCRFVNT, encoded by the exons atggaatgCATAGTGAAGGAAGATCCAAGGAATGCAGCCATACTTATCCGCTTACACTTCCACGACTGCTTTGTCCAA GGATGCGATGGATCAGTGTTACTAGATGAAACAGAGACATTTCAGGGAGAGAAGAAAGCCTCTCCCAACATAAACTCACTGAAAGGATACAAAATCGTAGACAGAATCAAGAACATAATTGAATCTGAATGTCCTGGAGTCGTTTCTTGCGCTGATCTACTTACAATTTCTGCTAGAGATGCTACAATACTG gTTGGTGGGCCTTACTGGGACGTTCCTGTGGGAAGAAAAGATTCAAAGGCAGCAAGCTACGAGCTTGCGACATCGAACATTCCAACTCCTGAAGAGGGTCTGATCAGCATCATCTCTAAATTCCATAATCAGGGTCTCTCTGTTGAAGACATGGTCGCTCTTTCTG GAGCCCACACGATCGGGAAGGCACAGTGTCGGAACTTCCGATCCCGTATCTATGGAGATTTTCATGTGACGTCAGCACTAAATCCGGTGTCGGAGACGTACCTAGCGAGCCTCAGAGAGATATGTCCTGCGAGCAGCGGAGAAGGTGGCAGCAACGTGACGGCGATGGACAATGTGACGCCGAATCTCTTTGACAACTCGATCTACCACACGCTGATGAGAGGAGAAGGGTTGCTGAATTCTGACCAAGAGATGTACACGAGCATGTTCGGGTTACAGACACGGCGGATAGTGAGCAAGTACGCGGAGGATCAGGTGGCTTTCTTTGAGCAATTCTCCAAGTCGATGGTGAAGATGGGGAACATTTTGAATTCTGAGAGTTTCGTTGATGGAGAAGTTCGAAGAAGTTGCAGATTCGTTAATACATGA
- the LOC106357094 gene encoding transcription factor bHLH30 — protein MCSKKEVESSGAMNNIQNHPNNLFFHQLVSHHHHQEPSQSETFRAPGYNVESGFTIFSQDSVSPIWPTSTQPQFDPFTPPTPQASFYGSFFNRSQAHHQGLQFGYEGFGGGTSATHHHQEQLRILAEALGPVVQAGSGPFGLQGELGKMTAQEIMDAKALAASKSHSEAERRRRERINNHLAKLRSILPNTTKTDKASLLAEVIQHVKELKRETSVISETNLVPTESDELTVAFTEEEETEDGRLVIKASLCCEDRSDLLPDMIKTLKSMRLKTLKAEITTAGGRVKNVLFVTGEESSGEDMEDYCIGMIEEALKAVMGKCNVEESSSSVNAKRQRMSSHNTITIIEQQQYHH, from the exons ATGTGCTCAAAGAAAGAAGTAGAAAGTTCAGGAGCCATGAACAACatacaaaatcacccaaataacCTCTTCTTTCACCAACTTGTCtcccatcatcatcaccaagaACCTTCTCAATCCGAAACTTTCAGAGCCCCAGGTTACAACGTCGAATCCGGATTCACTATCTTCTCCCAGGACTCCGTTTCCCCAATATGGCCTACTTCGACCCAACCACAGTTCGATCCATTTACTCCTCCTACTCCTCAGGCATCTTTCTACGGGAGTTTCTTCAATAGAAGCCAAGCTCatcatcagggattacagtttgGATACGAGGGTTTTGGTGGAGGCACGTCAGCAACGCATCATCATCAAGAACAGCTTCGGATCTTGGCAGAGGCTTTAGGTCCCGTAGTGCAAGCCGGGTCGGGTCCTTTCGGGTTACAAGGTGAGTTAGGGAAGATGACAGCACAAGAGATCATGGATGCTAAAGCTTTGGCTGCTTCAAAGAGTCATAGTGAGGCTGAGAGAAGACGAAGAGAGAGGATCAACAATCATCTTGCTAAGCTCCGTAGCATATTACCCAACACCACCAAA ACTGATAAAGCGTCGTTACTAGCAGAAGTGATTCAACACGTGAAAGAGTTGAAGAGAGAGACTTCAGTGATCTCGGAGACAAACTTGGTTCCAACAGAGAGCGACGAGTTAACGGTGGCTTTCACAGAGGAGGAAGAAACCGAAGATGGCAGACTCGTAATTAAAGCGTCGCTTTGTTGCGAAGACAGGTCGGATTTATTGCCGGACATGATCAAAACGTTGAAATCGATGCGTCTCAAAACGCTCAAGGCCGAGATAACCACCGCCGGAGGACGAGTCAAGAACGTGTTGTTTGTCACCGGAGAAGAGAGCTCCGGGGAGGATATGGAAGATTATTGTATAGGGATGATAGAGGAAGCTTTGAAGGCGGTGATGGGGAAGTGTAACGTTGAAGAATCATCTTCTTCTGTGAATGCTAAGAGACAGAGAATGAGTAGTCACAACACTATTACCATCATCGAACAACAACAATATCACCATTAA
- the LOC106362667 gene encoding putative nuclease HARBI1 isoform X1, with the protein MSSSSSSDEIDERLDEVLDEIVEDVYNDIVEAQPNRQNTRGYIERDREGGHTRLVNDYFRENATYSAQFRRRFRMNKGLFMRIVLALQENFVFFQQRPDATGRLGHSPLQKCTAAIRLLAYGTGADTVDEYLRLAETSALSCLHNFTDGIIQLFGDEYLRAPTPEDLQRLLDIGEKRGFPGMVGSIDCMHWEWKNCPTAWKGQYARGSGKPTIVLEAVASQDLWIWHAFFGPPGTLNDINVLDRSPLFDDILEGRAPRVKYMVNGHIYKLAYYLTDGIYPKWSTFIQSISLPQSPKQELFAKHQEATRKDVERAFGVLQARFAIVRNPALTLDKAKIGKIMRACIILHNMIVEDERDGYIHYDISEFEEGDVMRSSQVETEIPTILNNIFPSRNDVRDRRIHDHLKHDLVEHIWNKFGDED; encoded by the coding sequence AtgtcctcatcatcatcatccgaTGAAATCGATGAAAGATTGGACGAGGTTCTCGATGAAATCGTCGAGGATGTATATAATGACATAGTGGAGGCCCAACCGAATAGGCAAAACACACGGGGTTATATTGAACGAGACCGTGAAGGGGGACACACCCGTTTAGTTAATGACTACTTCAGAGAGAATGCGACATACTCGGCACAATTCAGACGACGTTTCCGCATGAATAAGGGTTTATTCATGCGTATCGTCCTTGCCCTCCAGGAGAACTTTGTATTCTTTCAACAAAGACCAGATGCAACCGGGAGGTTAGGCCATTCTCCGCTACAAAAATGTACGGCGGCTATTCGACTCCTTGCTTATGGTACTGGGGCTGACACGGTTGATGAATATCTCCGACTAGCTGAGACCTCAGCACTTTCgtgtttacataattttactGACGGAATTATACAGTTATTCGGAGACGAGTATCTACGAGCACCCACACCGgaagatcttcaacgactactcgaCATTGGAGAGAAACGAGGGTTTCCTGGGATGGTCGGGAGCattgactgtatgcattgggagtggaaaaattgcccgaccgcttggaaaggacaatacgcccgtggatcaggaaaaccgacaattgtcttagaggcTGTAGCTTCCCAAGATCTTTGGATCTGGCacgcgttttttggacctccaggtaccttaaacgatattaatgtcCTCGATCGATCTCCtctttttgatgacattttagaaGGTCGAGCTCCGCGGGTAAAGTACATGGTCAACGGACACATTTATAAGTTGGCGTACTACCTCACAgacggtatatatccaaaatggtcaaccTTTATCCAATCCATCTCACTCCCTCAGTCACCAAAACAAGAGTTATTTGCTAAACATCAAGAAGCAacccgaaaagatgtggagcgggcttttggagtattacAAGCGCGATTTGCGATTGTGAGAAACCCCGCTCTTACGTTGGACAAAGCAAAGatagggaagattatgagagcatgtatcatactacacaaCATGATAGTCGAAGATGAAAGGGATGGATACATTCATTATGATATatctgaatttgaagaaggTGACGTCATGAGAAGTTCACAGGTGGAAACCGAGATTCCTACAATTCTCAATAATATTTTTCCCAGTCGGAATGATGTTCGAGATAGGAGAATACATGACCATCTGAAACATGATTTAGTTGAGcatatttggaacaaatttggtGACGAGGATTAA
- the LOC106362667 gene encoding glutathione S-transferase T3-like isoform X2: MENNTPYMNLLFSQTQTPVDLDSPEPLWFGSQGPREAVVPPVVEPVVESGGESGLRKKWSPMEDKILIGAWLNTSKDPIISNEQKAGSFWRRIVDYYNASPQLVGTVPRELGSCKQRWGRINADVSKFTGCYDAALREQRSGQNDDDVMKAALEIFFKTTDSKFTMDHCWRELRHDQKWCSVYGPKEGGKEKRKQVVDVDRAEEEVGEPEGRPPGVKAAKAGIKKKKSGREEELGKLQGVLAVKEKVSRAKILDRLLAKKEPLTEMETTLKMKLMSEML; this comes from the coding sequence ATGGAAAATAATACACCTTATATGAATCTACTGTTTAGTCAAACTCAGACTCCGGTGGACCTTGATTCACCCGAACCTTTATGGTTCGGTAGCCAAGGTCCTAGGGAGGCTGTTGTCCCTCCTGTAGTCGAGCCTGTTGTCGAGTCTGGCGGTGAGTCTGGTCTCAGGAAGAAGTGGTCTCCGATGGAGGATAAGATCCTTATTGGTGCTTGGCTTAACACCAGTAAGGATCCTATCATCAGCAATGAGCAGAAAGCTGGTTCTTTCTGGAGGCGGATTGTAGATTACTACAATGCAAGTCCGCAGCTCGTTGGGACCGTACCGAGAGAGCTAGGTTCCTGCAAGCAGAGGTGGGGGAGGATCAACGCAGATGTATCGAAGTTTACAGGATGTTATGATGCGGCTTTGAGGGAGCAGAGAAGCGGCCAAAATGACGATGATGTGATGAAGGCGGCGTTGGAAATATTCTTCAAAACAACCGACTCCAAGTTCACCATGGATCACTGCTGGAGGGAGCTGAGGCATGACCAAAAGTGGTGCTCTGTCTACGGGCCGAAGGAGGGTGGAAAGGAAAAGCGTAAACAAGTGGTTGATGTTGATAGAGCAGAAGAGGAAGTCGGCGAACCAGAAGGTCGACCTCCCGGGGTTAAGGCTGCAAAAGCTggtatcaagaagaagaaaagtggTAGAGAGGAGGAGCTGGGGAAGCTTCAGGGGGTTTTAGCAGTCAAAGAAAAAGTGTCTAGAGCTAAGATTCTAGATCGTTTACTCGCGAAGAAGGAGCCTTTAACTGAGATGGAAACAACTCTAAAAATGAAACTAATGTCTGAAATGCTTTGA
- the LOC106362667 gene encoding uncharacterized protein At4g04775-like isoform X4 — translation MGQDYSYSQPSSSSNSIDMSSLLEAEAKMYADEAESPYCNAEPDQFPPQPEADDGIPTACYCGAQPVVKCSYTAKDPYRRYFSCPNVDDGGCHIWKWWDVALTEELSEVQRHVRQLKDQAFECDQKMLKLQKTVCEVKKKSENTIVFALAVCVMVAAIVFMGLAAMYLSGRASKK, via the exons ATGGGCCAAGATTACAGCTACTCTCagccttcttcatcatcaaactcTATAGACATGAGCTCCCTTCTTGAAGCTGAAGCCAAGATGTACGCGGATGAAGCTGAGAGTCCCTACTGCAATGCCGAGCCGGATCAGTTCCCACCCCAACCAGAGGCTGATGATGGAATCCCTACGGCTTGCTACTGTGGTGCTCAGCCTGTTGTCAAATGCTCTTACACAGCTAAGGATCCATACCGAAGATACTTCTCGTGCCCCAATGTCGATGATGGTGGCTGCCACATATGGAAATGGTGGGATGTGGCTTTAACGGAGGAGCTGAGTGAGGTTCAGAGACATGTCAGACAGCTCAAGGATCAAGCTTTTGAGTGTGACCAGAAGATGCTTAAGCTACAGAAGACGGTGTGTGAGGTGAAGAAGAAATCAGAGAATACAATTGTGTTTGCATTGGCAGTTTGTGTAATGGTGGCCGCAATAGTATTCATGGGTTTGGCTGCTATGTACCTGAGTG GAAGAGCTTCCAAGAAGTAA
- the LOC106362667 gene encoding uncharacterized protein LOC106362667 isoform X3, with translation MGQDYSYSQPSSSSNSIDMSSLLEAEAKMYADEAESPYCNAEPDQFPPQPEADDGIPTACYCGAQPVVKCSYTAKDPYRRYFSCPNVDDGGCHIWKWWDVALTEELSEVQRHVRQLKDQAFECDQKMLKLQKTVCEVKKKSENTIVFALAVCVMVAAIVFMGLAAMYLSGKYLSCAISLFLDDIFKKLLTV, from the coding sequence ATGGGCCAAGATTACAGCTACTCTCagccttcttcatcatcaaactcTATAGACATGAGCTCCCTTCTTGAAGCTGAAGCCAAGATGTACGCGGATGAAGCTGAGAGTCCCTACTGCAATGCCGAGCCGGATCAGTTCCCACCCCAACCAGAGGCTGATGATGGAATCCCTACGGCTTGCTACTGTGGTGCTCAGCCTGTTGTCAAATGCTCTTACACAGCTAAGGATCCATACCGAAGATACTTCTCGTGCCCCAATGTCGATGATGGTGGCTGCCACATATGGAAATGGTGGGATGTGGCTTTAACGGAGGAGCTGAGTGAGGTTCAGAGACATGTCAGACAGCTCAAGGATCAAGCTTTTGAGTGTGACCAGAAGATGCTTAAGCTACAGAAGACGGTGTGTGAGGTGAAGAAGAAATCAGAGAATACAATTGTGTTTGCATTGGCAGTTTGTGTAATGGTGGCCGCAATAGTATTCATGGGTTTGGCTGCTATGTACCTGAGTGGTAAGTATCTCTCTTGTGCTATTTCCTTGTTTCTTGatgacatttttaaaaaacttttgacTGTGTGA